Part of the Novipirellula artificiosorum genome, AAGCATCTCGTCGGTCACTTGATAAGGAATGTCGAAATCGTCGGGCGCTTCGTGGATACGTGGCAAGCTGAAGGCGAGCTGCAAATTTGGAAATCGGTCTCGCAGGTATTGCCCATGACGCAGCATTGCGGTGACGTCGGCGACCGGATCCGATAATCCTAACAAGACCCCAAGCCCGATCCGCCCGATCCCCGCTTCGGCTGCCCGCTCGGGCGCTTCCAATCGCCAATGAAACGATGCTTTCGGACCCCGAATGTGATACGTTTGGTAATCCGCTTCATCGAACGTTTCTTGGTACAAGGCCAAGCTGCGTACCCCGGCGTCCACCATGGCCGCGTAAGATTCGGTGGACTGAGCCGCGATCTCGATACCGACCTCGATGCCGTCGCGATGCAGCCCGTCGATCAATTCGACAAAGTACTCGGTCGACGTGTGACGTGGGTAATCTCCTGCGACGATCAATTGATGGCCAAACCCGCGGCGCCGCAAAATGCGTGATTGCTCAAGCACTTGGTCGACGTGCAAATGCGTGCGGTTGATCTTCAGCGGATAACGGAATCCGCAATAAGTGCAGTGATTCACACATTCGCTCGAAACGTAGAGGGGCGCATAGAGCACCATCCGACGTTTGGCTGCTTCGGAGCCTCCGGAAACCTGCACCGAGAACCCTCGGTCCGTGACCTGCTTGGCCGCAGCGGTCAATTGGTCGAGGGGATAGGCAGCATCGAACCAAGTTGGCAATTTTGCGATCGGTTCGCTGTCGCGGGCGTCACTTCGTATGGCGTCGAGCGGACGACGAGGGGGACGCGGTTCGCCACCGCGAAGCTGGTTGGCATGAAGGTCCAAGTCATCCAGAAGCGATCGATCTTTCTCGTCCAGTGACCCATTTTGCTCATTCAAAATCTGGTATCGCCAACGCTCCAGTTGGGCTGCCAATTGCCGACACAGCTCGTCGGAACGCTGGCGATCGTCAAGCAGTGCTTGCTCGACTTGTTCGATCAGTTTGAGTCGATGTTCGGCGTGATGGTCGGATGCCCGTATCCAATCGGACCAGTGCAGAAGGGGCGAAGGGGTCAGCGCAGTCATCGGTTTCCTAGCGATACAAAAGAGGACGCCGGTACCTTAGCGAACAAACCCCATTTTGTCATGCGGCGGTTCCTCAGCACGTGGCCCGTGAGGTGCTTTGCCGAAGGCGGCCGCCAAACGGAGCTGGAGCAAAGCACGAACGTCCCTTGACAGGCAGGATGCTTGGTGTACTATGTTGCTAGGTAGCTGTGTGGCTGTGCTCCGTTTGCTGCCGCGGTTCCGATTTCCCGGAGGGCGTTTTGTTTCTTTCCATTGATGTGCATTCCGACGTCGCGATCTATGCCCAGATTGTGCGTCAAGTGAAGTTTGCGGTCGCCGCTGGCACGCTGCGGCCGGGCCAATTGTTGCCCAGCGCCCGGACCCTCGCCGGCAAGTTGGCGATCAACCCCAATACCGTTGCTCGCGCTTTCACCGCCCTGCAAGCCGATGGCGTGGTGGAAACCCTTCGAGGACGCGGCATGGTGATCCGCGACGACGCGGTGGCGATTTGTCGTCGTGAACGCGAAGACGTGCTGGCCGAGCGGATCGGTGTCGCGCTGGCCGAGTCATGGCACGCGGGTTTGGACGAGCACAAAATTCAAGCGATTGTGCAGAAGCACTTGAAGCAATTGACGAAAACGAATCCGTCGGTTTGGGTTTCAATCCCTGATGGCGATGCAAACTCCGAAAGCACAACCCCGAAGGCCAAGTCATGAAGCCCATCATCACTGCTGATTCCCTAACGATGCACTTTCGCCGCTGCGACGCACTCCGCGGCGTCGATTTGCAAATCGAACCGGGCACGGTGTTTGCCTTGCTCGGTGAAAACGGTGCGGGGAAAACCACCCTGATTCGAATTTTGACCGGCTACCAAGCCCCGTCGAGTGGGTCTTGCCGCGTTTGCGGCTTGGATCCGACACGCGATCCGCTAGGGGTCCGGCGACAAATCGGCTACGTCTCGGATTCGCCCGCGCTGTACGACTGGATGACCGTCAGCCAGATCGGTGGCTTCACCGCTTCGTTTTATGACGATCGGTTCCGCGATCACTTCAATGAATCGGTTCGTCGCTATGAGATCGATCCCGCTCAGCGAATCCGCAACCTCAGTCGTGGCCAACGTGCAAAGGTCGCACTATCCCTTGCACTCTCGCACGACCCCGCACTCTTGATCATGGACGAACCGACGTCCGGGCTTGACCCGAAGGTACGCCGCAACTTTCTCGAAAGCATGATCGATCGCGCGGCCACGGGACGCACCGTCTTTTTGGCGTCGCATCAAATCAGCGAGGTGGAACGCGTCGCCGATACCGTCGCGATCATGCATCAGGGTCAGATTTGCTTGACCGCTCCGCTGAGTGAATTGCGTGAATCGTTTTTCCATGTGGTGATCGACGTCGAAGACCCGCTGCGAACCTTGCCACCGCTTCCCTCTCCTGCCGAGATGTTGAGCGAAGAAACCGAAGGCCGTCAACGCCAATGGATCGTTCGCCATCTCGATCCATCGATGGTCAGCATGCTGAGGGAAGCTGCGGGCGTGATCGACGTTCGCCACCGTGTCGCGACACTCGAGGAAGTGTTCATTGCTTGCACCTCGAGTGATTTCGCGACCTCTTCGGCAGAGGTGTTGTCATGAGCGAAGCAATCGTGAAACGAACCGGATCGAGTCCGATCAACTCGTGGCTTGTCTGGAAAGAGGTGATCCAAATCGTGCCGCTGGTGGCTTCACTGTTGGTGATCGTGGCGATCTTGGTGACGCTTCAATACTGGAACAATCCACTTCGAGTCGATGGTTTTTTTGCGACGTTGGAACTGACCTGCTTGATCCTTCCAGGCATTTTCGCAACCGGTGCCGCGGCGGTCACGGTCGGTCAAGAACGCGAGCATCGGACGATCGATTGGCTTTCATCGCTACCGATCACGCCAAAGCGACTCATCCTAACGAAAATCGCCGTCGCCCTTGCGGGGTTGCTGATCATGTGGGTGATCGCGGTAAGCTTGATCACGCTGCTTGTCGGCCCCGATCCGCTCGTTTCCCGCTTTCGTTTGACCAATACCAGCGAGGTTCATAGCGATTTGACTCCCATCAGTTTTCCGATGTGGGGCGTCCATTCGCTGTTGGTGTTATCCGCGGGTTTTTACACCGCGTGGCGATTCAAAAACCAGTATTTATCTTTGATCTCGCTTCTTACCATTGCCGCGATTCCTACCGTCTTGGCATGGATCGCGTCGGAGTTATTCTCGAGTCATCGACATCTTGGATTGGGAGTCGAATTTTATGCCTGGTTGATCCTCTCGATCGTGATGATTCCGACGGTGTTCCTGCTTGGTTACCGCCGCGCGAAGATTGTCTTGTCGCCGGCGTCGGCGAATCGCCCGCATGCACTCGGTCGAGTTCGCTCACTCCTTACCTCCAACGAAGTACCGGTCTTTCACAGCGATGTGTCATCGATCCTTTGGCAATCGATTCATTCGTCACGGGTGTTGTATGCGATACTGGCGGTGATGTTCCTGGTCGGCGCGGGACATCCGACTGATATGCTGAATCTGTTGCGGGTTCGATACTATGTTTCGACCTTCATTCCTTTGGCTTCGGTCGCGATCGCGGTGGCGTTGCCGGTCGCGATCTCCTGGGCCGGCGTGTCGGTCTTCAAGTTCGCCGGCAGTGCCGACCAGCTTCGCTTCCTCGCCGATCGAGGCGTATCGCCGACGAAAATCTACATCGCTCGACATGCGGTACCGATCGCGATGGTCGCCGCATCGGTGGTACTTTGCACGATCCTCTCGACGATCCAAGCCACATCGGGTACCCAGTCGTCTCGTTATGGTGAGTCGCCAAGTTTGTTGTCGTTGACGCTTTCTGCCGCGGGTATCTATGCGATCAGTCAGTGGGTTTCCCAATTGATCCGGACCACGACGGTGGCTGCCCTTGTCGCGCCGGCCGTATCCTTCGTGATGTATCCCTCGACATGGTATTGGTATGACTTGGACAATCGCTGGCAAGTGCTGTTGCGGTTGTTCGCCGCGGCGATTCCGATGCTGGCGACGTGGTGGTTGATGCAGCGGTACATGGACCGACGAGATTTTCTACGAAAGATCTTGCTGGCCGTATTGGTCGTCTTCTTCACCGCCAGCACGTCCTTTGCAGCGAGGTTGCTATGGGAGCGGGACCTCTTCGGTGAGCAGTTTGGCGTCGAGGGTGATGCGCGATCGATGCATATGAAGTGGTTGATGGAGCAGAAACAACAGCCGAGGCCGAACCCCGTTTTGGTTCCCATCGATTCGAACCTGTTTGATGACGTGGAATGGTTCTACTCGGACGAATCCAAGGTCCAATTGGCGTCGGAGTTGATCGAGGCCAAACGTATTCGCCCGATGGATCTGCTAACCAACCTTGACCAACTTCAAAGCGATTCCACCTCGGCTGCCGCAATCGATTCGAATGCTTGGAGGGGATGGTTGGTATGGTTGATGTTCGAGCAGGTGCGGTTCGACGCGGCGATGGACGATGCGGACGACGCGCAGGCGGACGACGCGTTTGAGAGCCTTTTGCCTTGGATCGACAGCACGTCCTTGTTGGTCAGCACCTTGCGCCGCAGCCCTCGGTGGTTGGACCAGGAGGTCGCGGATCGTTTTGAGATTTGGCTCGCCCAAAGCTTGACACGACCTACCACTGCACCGTTTTTGAATCGCGACATGGTTCGGGTGGCGATCGCCCGGTTGCCCACGATCGCGGCTCGCAACGAAGCACGGCGTCATGCCATCCGTGCAACGAGGGAGTCGTGGCCTGATGGTCCGGGTGATCGTTTGGACCCGGCCGTTTTTGGGGGTGTAGAAGTGCTGAGTCATAAAAGCACCGAACTGGGGATTCGTGTTAGCTATGACCCAAAGTATCAACTTGACCGCATGGCCGTTGCAGCGTTGGAAGCCGTCCGTCTGAGCGACCAAAAGATTTATTCCACCGACCCGAATCGAAAGCTGCTGTGGTGGGAGCGTCAAATGCACGAAGCCACCGTCAGCAGCTTGGTGCCGCCCGCAATCGGTCCGTACTCGCCTCGTTATCGAAGCCTTCCTGAGAGGATGACGTTGATTGCCCATGTGGGGTATCAGCCTCAGAAACTATACCCGGCTCAGTTTTTTGCGATGCCATGGGAATCGGTGGTGGAAGGAATGAAAAAGCAACGATGAGAAACGACAAAACTCGAAGCGACTACCATTACTTGTTGTTGGTTGCTGCTCCGCTGGTAACCCTTGTCACGATGTTCGGTATTGCGATCTTCTCGGCTTGGAAGAGTCAGCGATATTGTGAATCCGGTTTGCAGCTCGTTACCGGTCTTGAGCGCCCGATGGCGCCGACGGCGCTCGCGGATTGGTATGACGCACGGTCGTCGAAAGCCGACACCGTCAAATGGCAGGAGTTGGAGATGGCGTCGGTCGCAGTGAACTATTTGGAACGTGTTTCCAACATGAATCATCGAAACCGCTCACTTTCATGGGTGCCACCCGGCGAATCTTCTAGAACCGCCGAACGCAACGAGCGGTTTGCAACCCTGGTCAAACCGATCGTCGATCAGCTGAAAGCGATGCCAGAGCCTGGACAACCGGTTTGGCATCCGCTGGACTATGACAATCTTACCCTTCAAAGCATGCCAGCTCCTGTGTCAGCCGTATTGATGTTCGAGATGTCGGATGCGTATCATCAAGGCGACACCCGTCGAGCGATCGAGGCGATTCGACTGGGCGACCAACTTTTGGGTCCGAGATCGAAAACAGCGATCCAGATTCCTCAATTCCACCAGCAAATGGTCGGCAGGTTGATTCGCCTCTCACTGAGAGACAACCTTTGGTCGGAGCCGGACCTTGCCGAAATTCAGCAGTTGATGTCCGCGCAGGGGGATGCCGAGGAAAGCTGGCGAAATCATGTCACGATGGATGCCTTGCGGGTCGCTCCATGGTTACTCGATCACTATCGGGGGTCTCGCTATCGCCACTATGCGCACGGAACGAATCCTTTGTCACAAGATCGAAGCGGCGAATGGCGGGTGGTTCCGAGTGAAGCGATCGGCATCGTTGATCAATACACCCATGCGGTGCAACTTGAAGGGCAACCCGGAACGGCCGACCATTCGAATTCGGCCGCGCGAACGTTGCCGTCGCGTTTCCCTCGGCCTTGGAACGACGAGCCACAAAAGCGATTCTATTTCGACCAATGGCTAAAAATGCCCTATGTGGATCCGAATCCCGATATTTCGTCGATTGGAAACAACTTGCCGTCGTTTGCGCAGCAGCTGGTCGACCATACAAAGGACCAGCGATTCACTCGGACTGCGATTGCGCTGAAACAGTACCAAATGAAGTTCGATCGGTACCCCGAAACGCTCAACGAATTGACCAAGGTTGGTTTGCCCGCTTCGGCGATGCTCGGCAGCGAGGGCAAGCCCTTCTATTATCGTGTGGAAAAACAGGGTGAATCGGTGACGGTCGGAACGTTACCGTATGAAATCAAGATTGATCCCGAAAAGGAGGCCTACCGTTACCACTCGATGCTGCTGGAGTTGTAGCGGAAGCCGTAGCGGCTTCACGGATGTTGGAGATCACGGTTGGCGTGTTCCGTATGCCGAGCGAACGCTCTCGCGATCCTTACGACTCGGTCGCAACACCGCTTGAGCCGATCGCCGCTTCGAGGTCTCGTCTCAAATCTTCGAACGACTCGAGCCCGACCGACAAACGGATCAAGCCATCGGTGATCCCAAACCGCTCGCGGTCTGCCGCATCGTAGCTGGCGTGTGACATCGTCGCAGGTTGTTCAATCAACGATTCAACGGCACCGAGGCTGACGGCCAAGTGAAATAGCGTCGTTGACTCGCAAACCTTTGCTGTCTCGCGAATCCCCGCATCCAATTCGAAGGTCATCATCGCGCCGAAACCACCTTCAAATGTCTGTGATGCCAACGCGTGTTGAGGGTGTGACGCCAATCCGGGATACAACACGCTGCGGATTCGCGGATGCAATTCCAACCATTGTGCCAATCGCAGCGCTGTCGCCGACTGTTCACGGACGCGAAGATCGAGAGTTTTCAGCCCACGCGATACGAGGAAACAGCTCAGTGGATCGAGTACGGCGCCGGTCGAATTTTGGATAAAGTACAATTGGTCGTACAGGGAGCGATCCGCGACCGCCAACGTTCCGCCCAGGCAATCGCTATGCCCACCCAGGTACTTGGTCGCGGAATGCATGACGATATCGACCCCTTTTTCAAGTGGCCGGACGAGAGCGGGAGTGCCAAAGGTATTGTCGACGCCGAACAGGCATTCCCGTCCTCGGGCAATCGCTACCAATGCATCCAAATCGGGGATCGTCAACCGCGGGTTGCCAATCGTTTCGGCCCAAATCAGTCGGGTCTTTGCGGTGATTGCGGATTCGACCGCCACCGGGTCGGTCATGTCCACAAGCGTGACGTCGATACCGCTGCGGTCACAAATCTTGTGCAGCAGTCGATAAGCACCGCCGTACAAATCACACCCAGCGACAACATGATCGCCACTGCGTAGCAACATCGTCACGCAGTGAATGGCGGCCATGCCTGACGAAAATGCCAAGGCATCGGAACCGCCCTCGAGTGACGCCAACGTCGTTTCGAGGTTACGGCGAGTTGGATTCCCGCTGCGCGAATAGTCAAATTCGCCCCATTCGCCAGCAGCCGGTTGGCGAAACGTGCTGGCGAGATGAATCGGCGGAACGACGGCGCCCGTCGCAGGGTCGATTTCGTTTCCGACATGGATCGCGCGGGTGCGAAAATCGGCATCCGATCGTTGCTTGTTCATGCCGTCAACGCTTGCTCGATGTCGGCAATCAAATCCTCGGTGTCTTCGATTCCACAAGACATCCGAATCATGTTGTCTGCGATCCCAAAGCGTTTCCGATCTTCGGGTGTGTAGTTGAAATAGCTCATCACGTAAGGTTGTTCGATCAACGATTCGACTCCACCGAGGCTCGGCGCGATACGGGCCAATTTCGCGGCATCCACGATACGCGAGGTTTGTTTCCAATCGGCATCTTTGACCTCGAAGGTGATCAATCCGCCGAAGCCTCGCATTTGTTGCCGAGCGATGGAGGAAGTGGGATGAGATTCGGCGCCTGGGTAATACACCCGGCTGACGCGCGGATGCTTTTCCAGGAACTGCGCGACGGCCAGCCCATTTTCGTTGTGTCGCTGCATGCGAAGTCCGAATGTTTTGAGTCCCCGTTCGAGCATGTACAGGTTCTGAGGCGAGTTGATGCTGCCCAAGATGCCTCGCATGCCCCGAACTGGCTCAAGTGAATCGTGACGACCGCAAATCACACCCGCCAATAAATCGTTGTGCCCGCCGAGGTACTTCGTTGCCGAGTGCCAAACATAATCGACACCGAAATCGATTGGATTGATGTTGAAGGGAGTCGCCAAGGTCGCGTCGATCAGGGTTTCCACCTCATTGGCCTTTCCCACCGCGGCGAACTTCTCAAGATCGACGACCGTCAGATGCGGATTCGTCGGCGACTCGCTGACCAGCATCTTCGTTCGTGACGTGATCGCGGATTCCAAGGCGTCAAAGTCGCCGGTGGGAACTTGGTGGGTGATCACGCCAAAACGCGAAAGATGCTTGCTGCAAAATTCGCGGCTGCGGTGATAGCACTGGTCAAAGAAGACGATTTCATCACCCGCACTGAGTTTCGTCATCAGCAGCCCGACGATTGCCGCCATTCCGCTGCTGTACAGAATCGCCTCTTCAGCGTGGTCGAGTGCAGCGAGTTTCGCCTCGACACTTTTCTCGTTTGGGCATCCATAACGACCATACTCTTCACGTTGTTCATCGCCTTGGACGAACCGCAAAATCGCGTCCGTGGATTCGAAAGTGAAGGTGGATGCCGTATAGATGGGGGTCGAGATCGCCCCTTCGGACTTTTGCCTTACTTCACCCGCGTGAACGCATTGTGTCGAAGGCCCTCCTGCCGAAGCGCCCCGTGTCGGAGGTCCCTGCTCGGCTGGGAGAGGATCCGAAGGCCCCGGAGTCTGGCCGCTTACGGGCGACACGGGCTGGGATGAACGCCTCAGATCGGGCGCATCAGAATCGATGGTCATATTTGTTATCATGGCTCTTTAGCAGTTCTAGGCTGCAAGCGGCCGCAAATCCCTAATGAACGTGAGCTCCGCCGAGCCACGTCCATTCACGTCGCTCATAGGCTAGCCGCGGCAAACCGTCGCGGCAAGGGTTTTTCTGGTGAAGTGGAGGAAATACCGTCTCACCGGCTCCATGGGCCGCCAGCGGTGTGAATTGCGACAGTACATTATCGTTAGTGCAGGTCGCCATAAATGGAGGAACATCAACCACTTATGGCAGCAAAGCCGAAATGGCAACAGCGAGATTCTGCTACAAGAAATCACAAGATTTGAGGATCACGGATGTCGAAGCCTGTCTTGCTGGATGTCGAAGCCTGTCTTGCTGGATTGAAACCCCGCCTTGAAACTTTGAAACACAGAGCACCCGTGAACACCTCGGTTCCTTCATTTCTTCAATCCTCCAGTCCATGTCTCCTTGATGCCTGACGCACCTCAACGCAGCGGAACGATGCAGTGGATCGGTTTTGTGCTCGGACCGTTGTTGGCAGTGGCAGCGCTGTATCTGCTGCCGCAACAGTTCCACGCGGTCGCTGCCGAGGGGCCAGATCGTTTGCTCGATTTTTCCTGGCCTGGCCGCGCGACCTTAGCGGTGATGTTGTGGATGGGGATATGGTGGTTGACCGAA contains:
- a CDS encoding radical SAM protein, translating into MTALTPSPLLHWSDWIRASDHHAEHRLKLIEQVEQALLDDRQRSDELCRQLAAQLERWRYQILNEQNGSLDEKDRSLLDDLDLHANQLRGGEPRPPRRPLDAIRSDARDSEPIAKLPTWFDAAYPLDQLTAAAKQVTDRGFSVQVSGGSEAAKRRMVLYAPLYVSSECVNHCTYCGFRYPLKINRTHLHVDQVLEQSRILRRRGFGHQLIVAGDYPRHTSTEYFVELIDGLHRDGIEVGIEIAAQSTESYAAMVDAGVRSLALYQETFDEADYQTYHIRGPKASFHWRLEAPERAAEAGIGRIGLGVLLGLSDPVADVTAMLRHGQYLRDRFPNLQLAFSLPRIHEAPDDFDIPYQVTDEMLVRLYSVCRLSFPDAELVLSTREPAALRGQLAQICITQMSAGSSTAPGGYRDQSEPECPGGPECLGEQFPVTDERSADEVAAWLIQSGFEVRWSFLQP
- a CDS encoding GntR family transcriptional regulator; translation: MFLSIDVHSDVAIYAQIVRQVKFAVAAGTLRPGQLLPSARTLAGKLAINPNTVARAFTALQADGVVETLRGRGMVIRDDAVAICRREREDVLAERIGVALAESWHAGLDEHKIQAIVQKHLKQLTKTNPSVWVSIPDGDANSESTTPKAKS
- a CDS encoding ABC transporter ATP-binding protein; translation: MKPIITADSLTMHFRRCDALRGVDLQIEPGTVFALLGENGAGKTTLIRILTGYQAPSSGSCRVCGLDPTRDPLGVRRQIGYVSDSPALYDWMTVSQIGGFTASFYDDRFRDHFNESVRRYEIDPAQRIRNLSRGQRAKVALSLALSHDPALLIMDEPTSGLDPKVRRNFLESMIDRAATGRTVFLASHQISEVERVADTVAIMHQGQICLTAPLSELRESFFHVVIDVEDPLRTLPPLPSPAEMLSEETEGRQRQWIVRHLDPSMVSMLREAAGVIDVRHRVATLEEVFIACTSSDFATSSAEVLS
- a CDS encoding ABC transporter permease, with translation MSEAIVKRTGSSPINSWLVWKEVIQIVPLVASLLVIVAILVTLQYWNNPLRVDGFFATLELTCLILPGIFATGAAAVTVGQEREHRTIDWLSSLPITPKRLILTKIAVALAGLLIMWVIAVSLITLLVGPDPLVSRFRLTNTSEVHSDLTPISFPMWGVHSLLVLSAGFYTAWRFKNQYLSLISLLTIAAIPTVLAWIASELFSSHRHLGLGVEFYAWLILSIVMIPTVFLLGYRRAKIVLSPASANRPHALGRVRSLLTSNEVPVFHSDVSSILWQSIHSSRVLYAILAVMFLVGAGHPTDMLNLLRVRYYVSTFIPLASVAIAVALPVAISWAGVSVFKFAGSADQLRFLADRGVSPTKIYIARHAVPIAMVAASVVLCTILSTIQATSGTQSSRYGESPSLLSLTLSAAGIYAISQWVSQLIRTTTVAALVAPAVSFVMYPSTWYWYDLDNRWQVLLRLFAAAIPMLATWWLMQRYMDRRDFLRKILLAVLVVFFTASTSFAARLLWERDLFGEQFGVEGDARSMHMKWLMEQKQQPRPNPVLVPIDSNLFDDVEWFYSDESKVQLASELIEAKRIRPMDLLTNLDQLQSDSTSAAAIDSNAWRGWLVWLMFEQVRFDAAMDDADDAQADDAFESLLPWIDSTSLLVSTLRRSPRWLDQEVADRFEIWLAQSLTRPTTAPFLNRDMVRVAIARLPTIAARNEARRHAIRATRESWPDGPGDRLDPAVFGGVEVLSHKSTELGIRVSYDPKYQLDRMAVAALEAVRLSDQKIYSTDPNRKLLWWERQMHEATVSSLVPPAIGPYSPRYRSLPERMTLIAHVGYQPQKLYPAQFFAMPWESVVEGMKKQR
- a CDS encoding trans-sulfuration enzyme family protein, which codes for MNKQRSDADFRTRAIHVGNEIDPATGAVVPPIHLASTFRQPAAGEWGEFDYSRSGNPTRRNLETTLASLEGGSDALAFSSGMAAIHCVTMLLRSGDHVVAGCDLYGGAYRLLHKICDRSGIDVTLVDMTDPVAVESAITAKTRLIWAETIGNPRLTIPDLDALVAIARGRECLFGVDNTFGTPALVRPLEKGVDIVMHSATKYLGGHSDCLGGTLAVADRSLYDQLYFIQNSTGAVLDPLSCFLVSRGLKTLDLRVREQSATALRLAQWLELHPRIRSVLYPGLASHPQHALASQTFEGGFGAMMTFELDAGIRETAKVCESTTLFHLAVSLGAVESLIEQPATMSHASYDAADRERFGITDGLIRLSVGLESFEDLRRDLEAAIGSSGVATES
- a CDS encoding trans-sulfuration enzyme family protein, whose protein sequence is MTIDSDAPDLRRSSQPVSPVSGQTPGPSDPLPAEQGPPTRGASAGGPSTQCVHAGEVRQKSEGAISTPIYTASTFTFESTDAILRFVQGDEQREEYGRYGCPNEKSVEAKLAALDHAEEAILYSSGMAAIVGLLMTKLSAGDEIVFFDQCYHRSREFCSKHLSRFGVITHQVPTGDFDALESAITSRTKMLVSESPTNPHLTVVDLEKFAAVGKANEVETLIDATLATPFNINPIDFGVDYVWHSATKYLGGHNDLLAGVICGRHDSLEPVRGMRGILGSINSPQNLYMLERGLKTFGLRMQRHNENGLAVAQFLEKHPRVSRVYYPGAESHPTSSIARQQMRGFGGLITFEVKDADWKQTSRIVDAAKLARIAPSLGGVESLIEQPYVMSYFNYTPEDRKRFGIADNMIRMSCGIEDTEDLIADIEQALTA